In Cicer arietinum cultivar CDC Frontier isolate Library 1 chromosome 1, Cicar.CDCFrontier_v2.0, whole genome shotgun sequence, one DNA window encodes the following:
- the LOC101511595 gene encoding LOW QUALITY PROTEIN: uncharacterized protein (The sequence of the model RefSeq protein was modified relative to this genomic sequence to represent the inferred CDS: inserted 2 bases in 1 codon): MELWKLCLCLKIYGVTFLFLFFQVHATMNGRDYISAIGDPGMRRDGLRVAIESWNQCNEVGKEAPNMGSPRMADCFDVKYCEPQKEVELVHKVHEWQNRLGISNNQHLLLKTENVNKYTAWKELYLGNKCEVLDTPKPWQFWMIMLKSGNMDTLAAICPNNGFKSKPFPQTHQFPCFGKGCMNMPSMYHNYTKVYNYNENKIMRGSFYGSWDLNLDEASLGHVNDTSYYSLTWEKEVGIGSWNFHHVLKTSSKYPWLXLYLRSDATTGFSGGYHYETRGMSKIVPKSPHFKVKFTLDIKKGGGPQSQFYLMDIGSCWKNSGEPCNGDVTSDVTRYSEMIINPEIKPLCKPNQLQQCPPYHTFSNGTRIHRTDTTKFPYDAYLLYRAPGNAMYLEKPVITSDPYSNPQPQEILQILPHPVWGEYGYPTNKGEGWVGDPRTWELDVGRLSQSLYFYQDPGTKHVERHWPSIDLGTEIYISDVGQLAEWTVSSFDIIIPKIMLNEISR; the protein is encoded by the exons ATGGAGCTATGGAAGCTTTGtctttgtttaaaaatatatggagttacatttttatttctattttttcaaGTGCATGCAACAATGAACGGTCGAGATTATATATCAGCCATTGGAGATCCAGGAATGAGAAGAGATGGGCTAAGAGTTGCAATTGAATCATGGAATCAATGCAATGAAGTTGGAAAAGAAGCACCAAACATGGGAAGTCCAAGAATGGCTGATTGTTTTGATGTCAAATACTGTGAACCTCAAA AAGAGGTGGAATTAGTTCACAAGGTGCATGAATGGCAGAACAGGCTAGGTATATCAAACAATCAACACCTTCTTTTAAAGACAGAAAATGTCAACAAGTATACAGCTTGGAAGGAATTATACTTAGGTAATAAATGTGAAGTTTTAGATACTCCAAAGCCATGGCAATTTTGGATGATAATGTTAAAAAGTGGCAACATGGATACATTAGCTGCAATTTGTCCAAATAATGGCTTTAAATCAAAGCCATTCCCACAAACACATCAATTTCCTTGCTTTGGAAAAGGGTGTATGAATATGCCTTCAATGTATCATAATTATACCAAAGTGtataattataatgaaaataagATCATGAGAGGAAGTTTCTATGGTTCATGGGATTTGAATCTTGATGAGGCATCATTAGGTCATGTGAATGACACTTCTTATTACTCTTTGACTTGGGAGAAAGAAGTTGGTATAGGAAGTTGGAATTTTCATCATGTTTTGAAGACATCTTCTAAGTATCCTTGGTT GTTATATTTGAGATCAGATGCTACAACTGGATTTTCTGGTGGTTACCATTATGAAACTAGAGGCATGTCAAAAATT GTGCCAAAATCACCACATTTTAAGGTAAAGTTCACACTTGATATCAAGAAGGGAGGGGGTCCACAGAGCCAATTCTACCTCATGGACATCGGAAGTTGTTGGAAGAACAGTGGAGAACCATGCAATGGGGATGTTACATCTGATGTAACGAGATATAGTGAAATGATCATAAATCCAGAAATTAAACCATTGTGCAAACCTAACCAGCTTCAACAATGTCCTCCTTACCATACCTTCTCGAATGGCACCCGAATTCACCGAACAGACACGACTAAGTTCCCGTATGATGCCTACCTTCTCTACCGTGCTCCCGGCAATGCAATGTATCTAGAGAAACCAGTGATAACATCTGATCCTTATAGCAACCCACAGCCTCAAGAGATACTACAAATTTTGCCGCACCCGGTTTGGGGCGAATACGGGTACCCAACAAATAAAGGTGAAGGTTGGGTTGGTGATCCAAGAACTTGGGAGCTTGATGTTGGAAGGCTCTCTCAatcactttatttttatcaG GATCCAGGCACTAAACATGTGGAGAGACACTGGCCATCAATTGATTTGGGTACTGAAATATATATAAGTGATGTTGGCCAACTAGCAGAATGGACAGTTAGCAGCTTTGACATTATCATCCCCAAAATCATGCTTAATGAAATTTCAAGATAA
- the MAPK2 gene encoding mitogen-activated protein kinase 19, whose protein sequence is MQKDQLKKDIKEVKFFTEYGDANRYKILEVIGKGSYGVVCAAIDTHTGGKVAIKKIHDVFEHISDAIRILREVKLLRLLRHPDIVEIKRIMLPPSKREFKDIYVVFELMESDLHQVIKANDDLTREHQQFFLYQMLRALKFMHTANVYHRDLKPKNILANANCKLKVCDFGLARVAFNDTPTTTFWTDYVATRWYRAPELCGSFFSKYTPAIDIWSIGCIFAEVLTGKPLFPGKSVVHQLDLITDLLGTPSPEIIAGVRNEKARKYLMEMRKKFPVPFERKFPNADPSALRLLQRLLAFDPKERPTAQEALADPFFKGLAKVEREPSSQPISKMEFEFERRRVTKDDIKELIYREILEYHPQLLKDYINGTEGTNFLYPSAIDQFRKQFAYLEENNSKCGPVIPPERKHVSLPRSTVLSSTIPPSMQPSFAPYGNKQIAQQAFKISRAIESNSVSQSKGSRPPPRAPPAKPGRVIGPVHNDNGRSTKDNYDLRIFYQNNIPQTISPHCFQRAHAPPSNAKTTPETYKDNSQGKHQPSPELCSVPARPAIDLNTNPYYQQGKNDLLNDPVTIIDAELMRAQSQFGAAGAAAVAVAAHRHSAGFQYGLS, encoded by the exons ATGCAGAAAGATCAACTCAAGAAg GATATTAAAGAGGTTAAATTTTTCACCGAGTACGGGGATGCCAACAGATACAAAATTCTGGAAGTTATTGGGAAGGGTAGTTACGGAGTTGTTTGCGCAGCAATAGACACACACACTGGGGGAAAAGTTGCAATCAAGAAGATTCACGATGTTTTTGAACATATCTCTGACGCAATTAGAATCCTCAGGGAAGTCAAGTTACTAAGACTTTTAAGACACCCTGATATTGTTGAGATTAAGCGGATTATGTTGCCGCCTTCAAAGAGGGAATTTAAAGATATTTATGTAGTATTTGAGCTCATGGAGTCCGATCTCCATCAAGTCATCAAAGCCAATGATGACTTGACCCGTGAACATCAACagttttttctttatcagatgcTTCGTGCGTTGAAGTTTATGCATACAg CAAATGTATATCATAGAGACCTTAAGCCGAAGAATATACTGGCAAATGCGAACTGCAAACTCAAAGTCTGTGATTTTGGACTGGCAAGAGTTGCATTCAATGATACCCCGACAACAACTTTTTGGACG GATTATGTTGCTACAAGATGGTATAGAGCCCCTGAACTATGCGGCTCTTTCTTTTCTAAG TACACACCAGCGATTGATATATGGAGCATTGGATGCATTTTCGCCGAAGTTCTTACAGGAAAACCATTGTTTCCTGGTAAAAGTGTGGTGCATCAATTAGATTTGATTACTGATCTTCTTGGGACACCATCACCCGAAATTATTGCAGGA GTTCGAAATGAGAAGGCAAGGAAGTACTTGATGGAGATGAGGAAGAAATTTCCTGTGCCATTTGAACGGAAATTTCCAAATGCAGATCCATCAGCACTTCGCTTATTGCAACGGCTTTTAGCATTCGATCCAAAGGAGCGACCGACAGCTCAAGAG GCACTAGCTGATCCTTTCTTCAAGGGTTTGGCAAAAGTTGAGAGGGAACCTTCTTCTCAGCCAATTTCAAAAATGGAATTTGAGTTCGAGAGGAGGAGGGTGACAAAAGACGATATTAAAGAACTAATATATCGGGAAATACTGGAGTATCATCCTCAGCTGCTTAAGGATTACATAAATGGAACTGAAGGCACAAACTTTCTGTACCCTAG TGCAATAGACCAATTCAGAAAGCAGTTTGCTTATCTTGAAGAGAATAATAGTAAATGTGGACCTGTGATTCCTCCAGAAAGGAAGCATGTCTCCCTTCCAAG GTCCACGGTTCTCTCAAGCACAATTCCTCCCAGTATGCAGCCATCTTTTGCTCCATATGGAAACAAGCAAATCGCACAACAGGCATTCAAGATTTCAAGAGCAATAGAATCCAATTCTGTAAGCCAATCAAAGGGTTCACGACCTCCTCCAAGAGCGCCGCCAG CCAAACCAGGTAGAGTTATAGGGCCAGTTCACAACGACAATGGGAGAAGCACTAAAGATAATTATGACCTAAGGATCTTCTACCAAAATAATATTCCTCAAACAATTTCTCCACACTGTTTCCAAAGGGCGCATGCACCCCCCAGTAACGCAAAAACTACACCAGAAACATACAAGGATAACTCACAAGGCAAACATCAACCCTCACCCGAACTGTGTAGCGTGCCAGCCAGACCAGCTATCGATCTTAATACCAATCCATACTACCAGCAGGGCAAGAACGATCTCTTAAACGATCCTGTCACCATTATTGATGCGGAATTGATGCGGGCACAATCTCAATTTGGGGCAGCTGGTGCTGCTGCAGTAGCTGTTGCTGCTCACAGGCATTCTGCAGGCTTTCAATATGGATTGTCATAG